One Chitinophagaceae bacterium C216 genomic window carries:
- a CDS encoding SusD-like protein P25, whose protein sequence is MKYIKIICGLLMIATLAGCSKFLDREIESNYKEEDVFVNYDRIQQAGFGVYAFLYNRFGFSRIQNAMLASASDEADHAEPTADIHKFNTGTWNAVSNPEDCWAHFYQGIRRANLFLEKSVDYKQIIYRDTTDPANKATYEANVQDIAWLRAEVRVLRALYYFELIKRYGGVPIVDRTSYTDEELTQKPRSTFDSCVNYIVRECDEAFPELKDTWVGFSSEKWRGRITKGVALALKARTLLYAASPLHNPSNDLSKWAAAAEAAHKVIELGRYALHNNYQGLFRLGNGADGNPEVIFAIQAGASNTFERLNYPVGYTQGGQGSTSPSQNLVDAYEMKTTGMMINEPGSGYDPANPYANRDPRLGYSILTNNVTFKGRPVEPWVGGLDGLGKLRATTTGYYLRKFVDESLNLEQNTSSVHVWILFRYAEVLLNYAEAMNEAYGPEVTQGYSMTAKMAVDLVRQRPGVAMPVLPPGLSQEEMRERIRNERRVELAFEEHRFFDVRRWKIASITENMPIMAMRIEKKSDGTFDYKVVKAEDRIFYNKMYLYPIPEVEVLKSKGALQQNPEW, encoded by the coding sequence ATGAAATATATAAAAATAATCTGCGGCCTTTTAATGATAGCAACGCTTGCAGGTTGTAGTAAATTTTTGGATCGGGAGATTGAATCGAATTACAAGGAAGAGGATGTCTTTGTGAATTATGACCGAATACAACAGGCTGGCTTCGGGGTATATGCTTTTTTGTATAACCGATTTGGTTTTAGTCGTATTCAAAATGCTATGTTAGCTTCAGCTTCTGATGAAGCAGATCATGCAGAACCTACTGCAGATATTCACAAATTTAATACAGGTACATGGAATGCTGTGTCTAATCCTGAGGATTGCTGGGCGCACTTTTATCAGGGGATTCGTAGGGCCAATTTATTTTTAGAGAAGTCAGTAGATTATAAACAAATTATTTATCGCGATACTACAGATCCTGCTAATAAAGCTACTTACGAAGCCAATGTACAGGATATCGCTTGGTTACGTGCTGAGGTGAGAGTGCTAAGAGCGCTATATTATTTTGAGTTAATAAAAAGATATGGTGGTGTACCTATTGTAGATCGTACCAGTTATACAGATGAAGAGTTGACGCAAAAGCCTAGAAGCACTTTTGATTCTTGCGTGAATTACATTGTTAGAGAATGCGATGAAGCTTTTCCTGAACTAAAAGACACTTGGGTAGGTTTTTCTTCAGAGAAGTGGCGTGGTAGAATTACAAAGGGCGTGGCGCTGGCACTTAAAGCACGAACATTACTATATGCAGCGAGTCCCTTGCACAATCCTAGTAATGATTTATCAAAGTGGGCTGCAGCTGCTGAAGCAGCACATAAAGTAATTGAACTGGGAAGATATGCGTTGCATAATAACTATCAGGGATTATTCCGTTTGGGTAATGGAGCTGATGGAAATCCAGAGGTGATTTTTGCAATACAGGCCGGAGCCTCTAACACGTTTGAGCGTTTAAACTACCCGGTTGGATATACGCAGGGGGGACAGGGAAGTACTTCTCCTTCACAAAACCTTGTAGATGCCTATGAAATGAAGACTACCGGGATGATGATTAACGAACCTGGATCAGGATATGATCCCGCCAATCCTTATGCTAATAGAGATCCCAGACTGGGATATTCGATCCTAACCAATAATGTTACGTTCAAAGGGAGACCTGTAGAGCCTTGGGTAGGGGGGCTTGATGGCTTAGGAAAGCTAAGAGCTACTACTACAGGTTATTATCTCAGAAAGTTTGTTGATGAAAGTTTGAACCTAGAGCAGAATACTAGCAGTGTTCATGTATGGATTTTATTTAGATACGCGGAAGTGTTACTGAATTATGCGGAAGCTATGAATGAGGCCTATGGACCTGAAGTGACACAAGGGTATTCTATGACAGCCAAGATGGCCGTGGATTTGGTGCGGCAGCGTCCGGGTGTGGCCATGCCTGTATTACCACCGGGGCTTTCACAAGAAGAGATGCGGGAGCGTATTCGTAACGAACGGAGAGTAGAGTTGGCATTCGAAGAGCATAGATTTTTTGATGTGCGTCGTTGGAAAATTGCTAGCATAACGGAAAATATGCCTATCATGGCCATGCGTATTGAAAAAAAATCCGACGGCACTTTCGATTATAAGGTAGTAAAAGCGGAGGATCGCATATTCTACAATAAGATGTATTTATATCCTATACCTGAAGTGGAAGTATTAAAAAGTAAAGGAGCCTTGCAACAAAATCCTGAATGGTAG
- a CDS encoding TonB-dependent receptor P26 codes for MIITDLLKGVKKILMKQNVTLRLLSLLLFQSVFTMEINAQAGQYDTHPDSTVRVAYGAQHKDQVTAAISSISGSEIRKIQTATLTNALTGKLPGVTITDVPGAPGFDEPSIMIRGYHTMVNNAPLLIVDGIQVNNISFLSPDEIESVSVLKDAAALALYGVRGGNGVLLVTTRRGQISKKNNIQLNLRYGRQSPTILPKMAGSYDFARLYNEALANDGLPPLYTNEQLEGYKQKKDPYLYPDVNWMDEVLRNNSPIQDYSVTFDGGNETAKYFVMLGFVNNQGLYAHTDQESNSNINYNQLNFRANLDINLTKSLLVQAGLGGNIQDRKFPPVATATYWQNMLTYAPNLYSVRTPDGEITGTAAYPGNPIGDLLEKGYQSRHDRNVQMNIRATQKLDFITKGLKIYGALLFDNLLQNRYDKTRNYAYFEPIVTRGINGQDSLYYIQRGLSTDLTVVTGGDYENNRLIMQGGFEYGKKSGDHSFNAMMFFQQDRYIVLGNQSPFAMQNLATRINYGLKDKYFVEGVLSYSGIENYAPGKRFGFFPAISAGWLLHKEKFLQDNKWVNYLKLRASAGIAGNDKGASRFNYNQYWGVASSQGAYFGTGQTWYNGLVQLARSNPDITWERAKIFNFGIDANFFDRLSFNADVFAENRTHILVDMSNVISAIAGYTSGQMVNKGKVANYGTEIVANYNGGGGDFRYNIGGLFSYTYNKIKESWEAPKKEAYSYRQGHPVGQYFGLEAIGFFRDESDIISSPVHTFSVVRPGDLKYKDQNNDGIIDINDQIPIGKQNYPRINYGINAGVFYKGVNLDVFFEGVGLKSVYLNGYLFRPLLNNNNILDWAMEGRWTPETHATATFPRLTTQANANNYQPSTFWVRDANYLRLRNIELGYTFPTKMVKKAGMDNLKIYVSGYNLITWDDLAINVDPITLSMGYPTLKSYAVGLSVKF; via the coding sequence ATGATTATAACTGACCTCCTTAAAGGGGTAAAAAAGATACTGATGAAACAAAACGTAACATTAAGATTATTATCGCTATTGTTGTTTCAAAGTGTGTTTACAATGGAGATAAACGCACAGGCAGGGCAGTACGATACCCATCCCGATTCAACAGTAAGGGTTGCTTATGGAGCACAGCATAAAGATCAAGTAACTGCGGCAATATCCAGTATTAGCGGATCTGAGATAAGAAAAATACAAACGGCTACTTTAACTAACGCCCTTACTGGAAAACTACCGGGTGTAACGATAACAGATGTTCCAGGCGCCCCAGGGTTTGATGAACCTTCAATTATGATTAGAGGATACCATACTATGGTGAATAATGCTCCTTTGCTAATTGTGGATGGTATTCAAGTTAATAATATTAGTTTCCTGTCGCCTGATGAAATTGAAAGTGTTTCTGTACTGAAAGATGCGGCAGCTTTAGCTTTGTATGGCGTGAGAGGAGGTAATGGCGTTTTGCTAGTTACCACTCGTAGAGGGCAGATTAGTAAGAAGAACAACATTCAATTGAATCTAAGATATGGTAGGCAATCTCCTACTATCCTCCCTAAAATGGCTGGGTCTTATGATTTTGCGCGCTTATATAATGAAGCGCTAGCAAATGATGGTTTGCCGCCTTTATACACTAATGAACAACTTGAAGGATATAAGCAGAAAAAGGATCCTTATCTATATCCTGATGTGAACTGGATGGATGAAGTATTGCGGAATAACTCCCCAATACAAGATTATTCGGTAACATTTGATGGAGGGAACGAAACTGCCAAATATTTTGTGATGTTGGGCTTTGTAAATAACCAGGGATTATATGCGCATACGGATCAAGAAAGTAATTCTAATATTAATTACAATCAACTGAACTTTAGAGCTAATCTGGATATAAATCTTACTAAAAGCCTGTTGGTGCAGGCCGGGCTAGGTGGAAATATTCAAGACAGAAAGTTTCCTCCTGTGGCTACAGCCACTTATTGGCAAAACATGCTTACTTATGCTCCTAATTTGTACTCAGTAAGAACTCCTGATGGCGAAATAACAGGCACTGCAGCATATCCTGGAAATCCAATCGGTGATTTATTAGAAAAAGGATATCAGTCGCGTCATGATCGTAATGTACAAATGAATATTAGAGCTACACAGAAATTAGACTTTATTACAAAAGGACTAAAAATATACGGAGCACTTTTGTTTGACAATTTATTGCAGAATCGATATGATAAAACACGTAACTACGCTTACTTTGAGCCCATTGTTACCCGTGGCATAAATGGTCAAGACTCCCTTTATTATATACAAAGAGGCTTGAGTACAGATTTGACGGTAGTAACCGGTGGTGATTATGAAAATAATCGTCTTATTATGCAAGGAGGCTTTGAGTATGGCAAGAAGTCTGGAGATCATTCCTTTAATGCAATGATGTTTTTTCAACAGGATAGATATATCGTGTTAGGCAATCAGTCTCCTTTTGCGATGCAAAACTTAGCCACTCGTATTAACTATGGATTAAAGGACAAATATTTTGTAGAAGGTGTACTTTCTTACAGCGGTATTGAAAACTATGCTCCTGGCAAGCGCTTTGGGTTTTTCCCAGCTATCTCTGCAGGATGGCTTCTGCACAAAGAAAAATTCCTTCAGGATAATAAATGGGTGAATTACCTAAAATTAAGAGCTTCAGCAGGTATTGCCGGCAACGATAAAGGAGCCTCTCGGTTTAATTATAATCAGTATTGGGGTGTAGCGAGCAGTCAGGGGGCCTATTTTGGAACCGGTCAAACTTGGTATAATGGGTTGGTGCAGTTAGCTAGATCCAATCCGGATATCACCTGGGAGCGTGCCAAAATTTTCAATTTTGGAATTGATGCAAACTTCTTTGATAGATTATCATTCAATGCTGATGTATTTGCTGAAAATAGAACGCATATACTTGTAGATATGTCCAATGTAATTTCTGCAATAGCCGGATATACATCAGGACAGATGGTGAACAAAGGAAAGGTAGCTAATTATGGTACTGAGATAGTCGCAAACTATAATGGGGGTGGTGGAGATTTTAGGTACAACATAGGAGGACTATTTAGTTATACTTATAATAAAATTAAAGAAAGCTGGGAAGCTCCTAAGAAAGAAGCCTATAGTTATCGTCAAGGACATCCTGTAGGGCAGTATTTCGGTTTGGAAGCTATAGGGTTCTTTAGAGATGAAAGTGATATTATATCTAGTCCAGTACATACATTTTCTGTGGTACGTCCGGGCGATTTGAAGTATAAAGATCAGAATAACGATGGTATAATTGATATCAATGATCAGATTCCCATCGGAAAACAAAATTATCCCCGCATTAACTATGGTATCAATGCCGGTGTATTTTATAAAGGAGTAAATCTTGATGTGTTTTTTGAAGGTGTTGGACTTAAAAGTGTTTATTTAAATGGATATTTATTTAGACCCCTTCTTAATAATAACAATATTCTTGACTGGGCCATGGAAGGTAGGTGGACTCCGGAAACTCATGCTACTGCTACTTTCCCTCGTTTGACAACTCAGGCTAATGCGAACAATTATCAGCCATCAACTTTTTGGGTTCGTGATGCTAACTATCTAAGATTAAGAAATATTGAGCTTGGTTACACGTTCCCAACCAAGATGGTTAAAAAAGCAGGTATGGATAATCTGAAAATATACGTTAGTGGTTATAATCTAATTACCTGGGATGATCTTGCCATCAATGTAGATCCGATTACATTAAGCATGGGGTATCCAACGCTTAAGTCGTATGCTGTAGGCCTTAGCGTAAAATTTTAA